In Thermotoga sp. Ku-13t, one genomic interval encodes:
- a CDS encoding PHP-associated domain-containing protein → MIRADLHVHSCLSPCADITMVPGAVCSKAKQEKIDVLSICDHNSCENLEAFEKTCGTIFLPGVEVTSREEVHVLAYFSSVGKARKFCEVLNAYLPKVHLDPEVLGYQLLVNERDEFLSIKEEYLLVAADLSVGEIVQLILDFGGVPAYAHVDRQFGLLYQLGMFPPNDGVRFAEVRTKDGWQKVLRAGYIPLTSSDAHRIDEIGCRFTRFDLDVKNAEQFFNFLRDPDESRVLTIWD, encoded by the coding sequence GTGATCAGGGCTGATTTACACGTTCACTCGTGTCTTTCACCGTGTGCGGACATAACGATGGTCCCCGGTGCAGTTTGTTCAAAAGCGAAGCAGGAGAAGATCGACGTTCTGTCCATATGTGACCACAACAGCTGTGAAAATCTGGAGGCTTTCGAGAAAACGTGTGGTACGATCTTCTTGCCAGGTGTCGAAGTGACGTCGAGAGAGGAAGTCCACGTACTGGCGTATTTTTCCAGCGTTGGGAAGGCCAGAAAGTTCTGTGAAGTTCTGAACGCTTATCTTCCAAAGGTGCATCTGGATCCTGAAGTGCTGGGTTATCAGCTTTTAGTGAACGAGAGAGACGAATTCCTCTCGATCAAGGAAGAGTATCTTCTGGTCGCTGCTGATCTCAGTGTCGGAGAGATCGTACAGCTGATCCTCGATTTCGGTGGTGTACCCGCGTACGCGCATGTGGACAGACAGTTCGGTTTGCTTTACCAGCTTGGAATGTTTCCACCGAACGATGGGGTAAGGTTCGCGGAGGTCAGGACGAAGGACGGCTGGCAGAAAGTGCTGAGAGCGGGTTACATCCCGCTGACCAGTTCGGATGCGCACAGGATCGACGAGATCGGTTGCAGGTTCACGCGCTTCGATCTCGATGTGAAAAATGCAGAACAGTTCTTCAATTTCTTACGCGACCCTGACGAAAGCAGGGTGCTGACGATATGGGATTGA
- a CDS encoding iron-sulfur binding hydrogenase codes for MRVSSIVEALGLEVCCGNCDVEVKHGCVGDLLSEVMAHAKPDSIWVTVQSHVNIVAVSVITGIRAIVLCNGHNFSNETVEKAKVEGLCLLRTEKSPFEIAGKLYGMGIEP; via the coding sequence ATGAGGGTGTCGAGCATCGTCGAAGCGCTGGGCCTTGAGGTCTGCTGTGGAAACTGTGACGTCGAAGTGAAGCATGGGTGTGTTGGGGACCTTTTGAGCGAGGTGATGGCGCACGCCAAGCCCGATTCAATATGGGTGACGGTGCAATCTCACGTGAACATTGTGGCGGTCTCTGTCATAACGGGAATCCGCGCCATCGTGCTCTGTAACGGCCACAACTTCTCGAACGAGACCGTTGAAAAGGCGAAGGTGGAGGGCCTGTGCCTTTTGAGAACAGAGAAGAGCCCTTTTGAGATCGCTGGAAAGTTGTATGGGATGGGCATAGAACCGTGA
- a CDS encoding CBS domain-containing protein has protein sequence MEKVLDRVQSFFLDMPVVEVMNPNVISVHPDRTLRQVKEILRIKRISGVPVVDSERKVVGIVSIEDIIKALEGGYIDEKVQDHMTKKVVCLKVTDTLKDIIETFERYSYGRFPVVDENNRLVGIVTKNDVMMALLARLGLVYLHDERRKEVLESPDYFERSLITGESLDKSGADFFFPIDYYDINLAGIGASKLRQFLLSKGVDPETARRVAIATYEAETNVVIHSGSTGVIYCFVKPDRIFVRVEDTGKGIDNVELAMKEGYSTAPDYVRELGFGAGMGFTNMKRCSDNLMVVSKVGAGVVVEMEFRRDREGNK, from the coding sequence ATGGAAAAGGTCCTCGATCGTGTTCAGAGTTTTTTCCTCGACATGCCTGTGGTTGAAGTGATGAACCCCAACGTCATCTCCGTGCATCCGGACAGAACGCTCAGACAGGTCAAGGAAATATTGAGAATAAAGCGCATCTCCGGTGTTCCCGTGGTGGATTCGGAGAGGAAGGTCGTTGGCATCGTGAGCATCGAAGACATCATCAAGGCACTCGAAGGAGGCTACATAGACGAGAAGGTTCAGGATCACATGACGAAGAAAGTCGTGTGTCTGAAGGTCACCGACACGCTGAAGGACATCATAGAAACATTTGAGCGTTATTCTTATGGTCGTTTTCCGGTCGTGGATGAGAACAACAGACTGGTGGGGATAGTGACCAAGAACGATGTGATGATGGCGCTGCTCGCAAGGCTCGGCTTGGTGTATCTGCATGACGAGCGGCGGAAAGAAGTGCTTGAAAGTCCCGATTACTTCGAACGGTCTTTGATCACTGGAGAAAGCCTGGACAAATCCGGAGCCGATTTCTTCTTCCCGATAGATTATTACGACATCAATCTCGCCGGCATAGGGGCTTCCAAACTGAGACAGTTCCTCCTCTCCAAGGGGGTCGATCCGGAGACCGCCAGGAGGGTGGCCATCGCCACTTACGAAGCCGAAACCAACGTAGTGATACACAGTGGAAGCACCGGGGTTATATACTGTTTCGTTAAGCCCGATCGGATCTTCGTACGCGTGGAAGACACTGGGAAGGGCATCGACAACGTCGAACTGGCGATGAAGGAGGGTTATTCTACCGCACCGGATTACGTTCGAGAGCTCGGCTTTGGCGCTGGCATGGGTTTCACGAACATGAAACGTTGTTCTGACAACCTGATGGTTGTTTCCAAAGTCGGTGCGGGGGTGGTGGTCGAGATGGAGTTCCGCAGGGACAGGGAGGGGAACAAATGA
- the thyX gene encoding FAD-dependent thymidylate synthase encodes MRIKVLDKGFVELIDHMGDDTSVVRAARICHASQPGDEEQDRRLIEFLMKNHHETPFEHVTFTFHVKCPIFVARQWMRHRIASYNELSGRYTEYEDEFYIPSKERLDERFIEKMKEVYEFSYKTYQELVDSGVRKEIARMVLPTALYTQFIWTVNARSLMNFLSLRADSHAQWEMQQYALAVAQIFKAICPKSYEAFVKHSYRGDLLKG; translated from the coding sequence ATGCGCATCAAGGTTCTCGACAAGGGTTTCGTCGAGCTGATCGATCACATGGGGGACGATACATCGGTGGTCAGGGCCGCTAGGATCTGCCACGCTTCACAGCCGGGCGATGAAGAACAGGACAGGCGCCTGATCGAATTCTTGATGAAGAATCACCACGAGACCCCCTTTGAGCACGTCACCTTCACGTTCCACGTCAAGTGTCCCATCTTCGTTGCCAGGCAGTGGATGAGGCACAGGATCGCTTCCTACAACGAACTCAGCGGCCGTTACACCGAGTACGAAGACGAGTTTTACATCCCGAGCAAGGAGAGGCTCGATGAGAGGTTCATAGAGAAGATGAAGGAGGTTTACGAATTCTCCTACAAAACTTACCAGGAGCTGGTCGACTCTGGTGTGCGTAAAGAAATCGCGCGCATGGTACTGCCGACGGCGCTGTACACCCAGTTCATCTGGACGGTCAACGCCAGGAGTTTGATGAATTTTCTCTCGCTTCGTGCCGATTCGCACGCGCAGTGGGAGATGCAGCAGTACGCGCTCGCCGTCGCGCAGATCTTCAAAGCGATCTGTCCGAAGAGTTATGAGGCGTTCGTCAAGCATTCTTACAGGGGCGATCTGTTGAAGGGGTGA
- the folE2 gene encoding GTP cyclohydrolase FolE2, which yields MKDVQSQRDDRNVYLQRVGIRNLSYPITVMDRTNGYQDTVARINMYVDLPEHFRGTHMSRFVEVLNRYRLGIDPKLIRQMLEELRGKLKASTARVEIEFPYFMLKKAPVSNQKSFLSYTCRIEGQKTHEKYDFIVSVGVPVLTLCPCSKEISERGAHNQRAIVWIHIRSKKLVWFEELIEYAEQAASAPIYTILKRPDEKFITEKAYDNPRFVEDVAREIALKLNADERIYWYKVEVESFESIHAHNAYACVTKYKEE from the coding sequence ATGAAGGACGTGCAGAGTCAGAGGGATGATAGGAACGTTTATCTGCAGAGAGTCGGCATAAGAAATCTTTCCTATCCCATCACGGTAATGGACAGAACTAACGGTTATCAGGACACTGTCGCCAGAATAAACATGTACGTCGATCTTCCCGAGCATTTCCGTGGCACGCACATGAGCAGGTTTGTCGAGGTTCTGAACAGATACAGGCTCGGGATCGACCCAAAACTGATCAGACAGATGCTCGAGGAGTTGAGGGGCAAACTGAAGGCTTCCACCGCCAGGGTTGAGATAGAGTTCCCTTATTTCATGTTGAAGAAGGCTCCCGTTTCAAACCAGAAGAGTTTCCTCAGCTACACGTGCAGGATCGAGGGTCAGAAGACGCACGAAAAGTACGACTTCATCGTCAGCGTTGGTGTGCCTGTGCTCACGCTGTGTCCATGCTCGAAGGAGATAAGCGAGCGAGGCGCGCACAACCAGAGGGCGATTGTCTGGATCCACATAAGATCGAAGAAACTGGTCTGGTTTGAAGAACTCATAGAGTACGCAGAACAGGCGGCGAGTGCCCCGATTTATACTATACTCAAGAGGCCGGACGAGAAATTCATCACAGAGAAGGCTTACGACAATCCAAGGTTCGTGGAGGACGTGGCCAGGGAGATCGCCCTGAAACTGAACGCCGACGAGAGGATCTATTGGTACAAAGTCGAGGTTGAGAGTTTCGAATCCATCCACGCGCACAACGCCTATGCGTGCGTGACGAAGTACAAGGAGGAATAA
- the queD gene encoding 6-carboxytetrahydropterin synthase QueD: protein MYLLSKDFVFDAAHNLERYRGKCESLHGHTYRLRVTLIGEPDEEGMIIDFVELKQIVAQHVLSLLDHSYLNRIIPQPTAENIARWVWNRLEPLLKNERRRLYEVTVWETPESFVTYRGVNDEGRAESEG, encoded by the coding sequence GTGTATCTGCTTTCGAAGGATTTCGTGTTCGATGCCGCACACAATTTGGAGCGATACAGAGGAAAGTGCGAGAGTCTGCACGGTCACACCTACAGGCTGCGCGTGACGCTGATCGGAGAACCCGACGAAGAGGGCATGATCATCGATTTCGTCGAACTCAAGCAGATCGTGGCGCAGCACGTTCTTTCCCTGCTGGACCACAGCTATCTGAACAGGATCATCCCGCAGCCCACAGCGGAGAACATAGCCAGGTGGGTGTGGAACAGGCTCGAACCTTTGCTGAAGAACGAAAGGAGGAGGCTGTACGAAGTGACCGTCTGGGAAACGCCAGAATCCTTCGTCACTTACAGGGGAGTGAACGATGAAGGACGTGCAGAGTCAGAGGGATGA
- a CDS encoding metal ABC transporter permease: MTSFLSLYQKSLLAGVLTAIVTAIMGIHVVFRRMAFYSDAIAHVAFAAAAIGVTLGTSSFLSALVLSVVVSLVLGSVSKKNIGEDTAIGVLFSLTMAVGIVLFSVSKKQRSLISYLFGDVLAITNQDLLYLLLVTGSVIIFDLLFRDILVQFTFDEDFARLMHPKVDLVYRLFLAILAVTVVVAVQTVGVILVSAFLIIPAATATILLSDYRRAFLLAPVLSSASVVAGLLLSLQIDVPPGALIVLVQGAVFFTTLFLRR, encoded by the coding sequence ATGACGAGCTTTTTGAGCCTTTATCAGAAATCCCTTCTGGCTGGCGTGTTGACCGCGATCGTGACTGCGATCATGGGGATCCACGTGGTGTTCCGCAGGATGGCTTTCTACAGCGACGCGATCGCACACGTGGCTTTCGCTGCGGCTGCCATAGGTGTGACGCTGGGAACATCGAGCTTTCTCAGCGCTCTGGTTCTGTCGGTGGTCGTTTCGCTCGTCCTGGGTAGTGTTTCTAAAAAGAATATCGGCGAGGATACAGCGATCGGGGTACTCTTTTCACTCACGATGGCCGTTGGAATCGTGCTCTTCTCGGTCTCGAAGAAGCAGAGGAGTTTGATATCTTATCTCTTTGGTGACGTTCTGGCCATCACGAACCAAGATCTTCTGTACCTTTTGCTCGTCACAGGATCGGTCATCATTTTTGACCTTCTGTTCAGGGACATCCTGGTTCAGTTCACGTTCGACGAAGACTTCGCCAGACTCATGCATCCAAAAGTGGATCTTGTGTACAGACTTTTCCTCGCGATCCTCGCAGTCACCGTTGTTGTTGCCGTCCAAACCGTCGGTGTGATACTCGTCTCGGCGTTTCTGATCATCCCGGCTGCAACCGCAACGATACTCCTCAGCGACTACAGGAGGGCGTTTTTGCTGGCTCCAGTGCTTTCTTCAGCCAGCGTTGTCGCAGGGCTTCTTTTGTCCCTCCAGATCGATGTCCCCCCCGGCGCTCTCATCGTGCTGGTGCAGGGAGCAGTGTTCTTCACGACGCTGTTTTTGAGAAGGTGA
- a CDS encoding metal ABC transporter ATP-binding protein, protein MEPLRVENLTVVLNGQEILKDVSFSIKKEGLYVIVGPNGGGKTTLVKTIMNLLSPTRGSVYIFGKPNYEYLRENVVGYLPQKANFRRFFPIRVYDVVRIGLREKKNEKELIMWALKKIGMQEFVHANFSTLSGGQQQRILIARAIVSRPKLLVLDEPVTGLDYQSQNEFYSLLKSFVEEGTTVLMVTHDVGFAMDFSDQIFCINGKLVCHVSPEEKLPMDYFLLKLYGYSVKPLTHRHGEEE, encoded by the coding sequence TTGGAACCTTTGAGGGTGGAGAACCTGACGGTTGTTCTCAACGGACAGGAGATCCTCAAAGACGTCAGCTTCTCTATAAAGAAAGAAGGCCTGTACGTGATCGTGGGACCCAACGGTGGGGGCAAGACCACCCTCGTGAAGACGATCATGAACCTTCTCAGCCCGACGCGTGGAAGTGTTTACATCTTCGGCAAGCCCAACTACGAATACCTTCGAGAAAACGTTGTGGGGTATCTGCCGCAGAAAGCGAATTTCAGAAGGTTTTTCCCCATACGGGTGTACGATGTGGTGAGGATAGGCCTTCGTGAAAAGAAAAACGAAAAAGAGCTGATCATGTGGGCACTGAAAAAGATCGGTATGCAGGAGTTCGTTCACGCCAACTTTTCCACCCTCAGCGGGGGACAGCAACAAAGAATTCTCATCGCCAGAGCTATCGTTTCACGTCCGAAACTGCTCGTGCTCGATGAACCTGTCACAGGTCTGGACTATCAGAGTCAGAACGAGTTCTATTCTCTGCTCAAATCTTTCGTCGAGGAAGGCACAACCGTGTTGATGGTGACGCACGATGTTGGTTTTGCGATGGATTTCAGCGATCAGATATTCTGCATAAACGGAAAGCTCGTTTGCCACGTTTCGCCAGAGGAAAAGCTCCCGATGGACTATTTCTTGCTCAAACTCTACGGCTACAGCGTGAAGCCGCTGACGCACAGGCACGGTGAAGAAGAATGA
- a CDS encoding Mrp/NBP35 family ATP-binding protein, whose product MARIRHKIAILSGKGGVGKTTVAVNVAVALAEEGFRVALLDLDLHGPNIPRMLGIEEGPSVQEGMIVPAKYGPNMVVLSIGMLVDQDQAVAWRGPLKHSAIQQFLSDTAWGEQDFMIFDLPPGTGDEALSLMQLVKLDGVVLVTTPQRVALDDVMRAVHFTEEMGQQVLGFVNNMAYTICPHCGGRIDIFGKDSSNVLSELLGLECLATIPLEPKLAEFLDTGKNAIMHMRGSEVEKAFRQLVASLISRLGGEGK is encoded by the coding sequence ATGGCACGAATAAGGCACAAAATAGCGATCCTGAGCGGTAAAGGTGGTGTCGGAAAGACCACCGTGGCCGTGAACGTTGCGGTCGCGCTGGCTGAGGAAGGCTTCAGAGTGGCGCTGTTGGATCTGGACCTGCATGGACCGAACATACCGAGGATGCTCGGCATCGAAGAAGGTCCATCGGTTCAGGAAGGCATGATCGTGCCCGCTAAGTACGGACCGAACATGGTCGTGCTTTCGATCGGGATGCTGGTCGATCAGGATCAGGCAGTCGCATGGAGGGGACCTTTGAAACACTCCGCGATTCAGCAGTTCCTGTCCGACACGGCATGGGGAGAGCAGGACTTCATGATCTTCGACCTTCCACCCGGGACTGGAGATGAGGCTTTGAGTTTGATGCAGCTCGTCAAGCTCGACGGGGTCGTTCTCGTCACGACTCCACAAAGAGTGGCGCTGGACGACGTAATGCGTGCCGTTCATTTCACCGAAGAGATGGGTCAACAAGTGCTTGGTTTTGTCAACAACATGGCTTACACGATCTGCCCGCACTGTGGGGGCAGGATAGACATCTTTGGCAAAGACTCTTCGAACGTGCTTTCAGAACTCCTCGGCCTGGAATGCCTGGCCACGATACCGCTTGAACCGAAGCTTGCAGAGTTCCTCGATACAGGAAAGAACGCGATAATGCACATGAGAGGCAGTGAGGTAGAGAAAGCGTTCAGACAACTTGTGGCCAGCTTGATCTCGAGGCTTGGAGGTGAAGGAAAATAA
- a CDS encoding MFS transporter, translated as MLAVVSHFATDFFVSFLNPLAPYFMQRFNVGVKEIALLITSVSFFSSIFQIVFGMIASKLESLKRGLLVSMLLTIGAMAFVGFSPSISALLLLFLAAFFGNSAFHPIGAVMARGSSPYFLSIFVAAGTLGTALGPIFVTQYVSRYSFEKMWIVSLIAAIVFLFLYLREPDRGNTSRVNDGVSFRESLRGLSKISVLWFIVTVRTLIISLSNTYGPIIASKRNLPLVFGGLLLSLGVGLGVATTLLGTWMSERFGNHITNVVSFGGMAIGVLILSFPTPPIGLILGYLLVNGCGYLTMSTNVAHAQQLMPENAALASSTVMGFAWACGVALRYLLILPLGENITAQLIALFVISTFMVPISLLKVQNGKVSLVGRRTV; from the coding sequence CTGCTCGCAGTCGTTTCCCATTTCGCAACCGACTTTTTCGTCTCGTTTCTGAATCCGCTGGCTCCGTATTTCATGCAGAGGTTCAATGTTGGCGTGAAGGAAATAGCTTTGTTGATAACTTCTGTGAGTTTTTTCTCGTCGATATTCCAGATAGTCTTCGGAATGATCGCTTCGAAGCTCGAAAGCTTGAAGCGTGGATTACTGGTCAGCATGCTCTTAACGATCGGTGCGATGGCGTTCGTGGGATTTTCACCGAGCATCAGTGCGTTACTTCTGCTGTTCTTAGCAGCGTTCTTTGGAAATTCTGCCTTTCATCCCATCGGTGCGGTCATGGCGAGAGGAAGCAGTCCGTATTTTCTTTCGATCTTTGTGGCGGCAGGAACTCTGGGAACAGCGCTCGGGCCAATCTTCGTGACGCAGTATGTCTCACGGTACAGCTTCGAAAAGATGTGGATCGTGTCGCTGATTGCAGCGATTGTTTTCCTGTTTCTGTACCTCAGAGAGCCGGACAGAGGGAACACGAGCAGGGTGAACGATGGTGTAAGTTTCAGAGAGAGCTTGCGAGGCTTGAGCAAGATAAGCGTTCTTTGGTTCATCGTCACGGTCAGGACTCTGATAATCTCACTCTCGAACACTTACGGTCCCATCATAGCCAGTAAGAGGAACCTTCCACTCGTGTTCGGAGGACTGTTGCTCAGCCTGGGAGTCGGGCTCGGTGTCGCGACGACGCTACTCGGTACATGGATGAGCGAAAGGTTCGGCAACCACATCACGAACGTGGTGAGTTTCGGCGGTATGGCGATAGGCGTTCTGATACTCTCGTTTCCCACTCCTCCTATCGGTCTGATCCTCGGTTATTTGCTCGTGAACGGCTGTGGTTATCTCACGATGTCAACGAACGTCGCACACGCTCAGCAGTTGATGCCCGAAAATGCAGCGCTCGCATCTTCAACGGTGATGGGATTCGCCTGGGCCTGCGGCGTGGCGCTCAGGTATCTGCTGATACTCCCACTTGGTGAAAACATAACCGCACAGCTGATTGCGCTTTTCGTGATTTCGACGTTCATGGTACCGATCTCATTGCTCAAGGTTCAAAACGGCAAGGTGTCTCTGGTTGGGAGGCGAACGGTCTGA
- a CDS encoding AI-2E family transporter, with protein sequence MYYTLFYTAIVMFLWIVFRSFFQICLFSFMLLIVVDAIASVFRKVLRLSHKKLATILALVLFFSLFGWALVEVLPRAFTQFADFYSLVAKVIREKAWEQYFETKQGLAELLSDLADYLLPYLDKLVEFVLKWFAQRAPEFIVVTFFTILLGIYASFYASSIAQFVPKLYPLKCRTVVNEFWDDFKVSMRKFIAVLTFNALIVGLGLGMTFFFISPSYAPLIGLWGFITNFIPIVGVPLELIPILLFSLTFGLKTFLLVLVLASGLHLFVFILFFELTKSSMRVNPVLMIVSIVLGGMIFGFAGVFVGAPMAAFFTLLYKHFLRARFEDT encoded by the coding sequence TTGTACTACACGCTCTTTTACACCGCGATAGTGATGTTTCTGTGGATTGTTTTCAGATCCTTCTTCCAGATCTGCCTGTTCAGCTTCATGCTCTTGATAGTGGTCGACGCCATAGCGAGCGTGTTCAGAAAGGTTCTCAGACTGTCACACAAGAAACTCGCCACGATCCTCGCGCTAGTTCTGTTCTTCTCCCTGTTCGGCTGGGCACTGGTCGAGGTCTTGCCAAGAGCTTTCACACAGTTTGCGGATTTTTACAGCCTGGTGGCAAAGGTGATACGAGAGAAAGCGTGGGAACAGTACTTTGAGACGAAACAGGGCCTCGCAGAACTGCTCAGCGATCTGGCAGACTATTTGCTCCCGTATCTGGATAAACTGGTGGAATTCGTGCTCAAGTGGTTCGCACAGAGAGCCCCAGAATTCATCGTCGTTACCTTTTTCACCATCCTCCTCGGCATTTACGCTTCTTTCTACGCCAGTAGCATAGCGCAGTTCGTTCCAAAGCTGTACCCTCTGAAATGCAGGACCGTGGTGAACGAGTTCTGGGACGACTTCAAGGTCAGCATGAGAAAGTTCATCGCCGTGCTGACTTTCAATGCGCTGATAGTTGGTCTGGGCCTCGGTATGACTTTCTTTTTCATCAGCCCGTCATATGCGCCCCTTATCGGACTGTGGGGGTTCATAACGAACTTCATTCCCATAGTCGGCGTACCTCTCGAGCTGATACCCATCCTTTTGTTCTCGCTCACGTTCGGCTTGAAAACGTTTCTGTTGGTACTCGTGCTCGCGAGCGGACTGCATCTTTTTGTCTTCATTCTGTTCTTCGAGCTGACGAAAAGCTCGATGAGAGTCAATCCTGTCCTGATGATCGTTTCAATCGTGCTCGGCGGAATGATCTTCGGATTTGCGGGCGTTTTCGTTGGAGCACCCATGGCCGCGTTCTTCACGCTCCTCTACAAACATTTCTTGAGGGCACGGTTTGAAGACACATGA
- a CDS encoding tetratricopeptide repeat protein, with the protein MKVKRLFLAIVLLAASVLATTMEDLERSWSDLIQRIVREPDSDQLIEIGRKLSAQKRLAEFDPVREAVLREDLEGFVRELSETEEVREDLLDECFVLFPKLREDVMNFERGDFSKLPIVSALWKLGYKPNVHRDFASWLVRSFLNDPFLLEWNLVFLLRNSANKQEIASAIRQECERMKDREEYYPALYRLMVLAEQLDGVRSQFQNELSRYIELMTSLERFSASQIPEEDYRRFSQLFNELNLKKDNLKVLLDQIARRSNIDVTVKRSVRWFEKIQPRSILLLICLCVSALFFMPRRLKIKLFAFLRAYGLAIKLCRKELEKNPTDVNLRTQLAMLYERVGENEKALEEYRLIRDLSRMIRKDRTLPRA; encoded by the coding sequence ATGAAAGTGAAGAGACTGTTCCTTGCGATAGTTTTGCTCGCGGCGAGCGTGTTAGCAACTACGATGGAAGATCTTGAAAGAAGCTGGTCGGATCTGATCCAAAGGATCGTTCGAGAACCAGATTCGGACCAGCTGATAGAGATTGGAAGGAAACTTTCTGCTCAGAAAAGGCTCGCCGAATTTGATCCTGTCAGGGAAGCGGTACTCCGTGAAGATCTAGAAGGATTCGTCCGCGAGCTTTCAGAAACAGAAGAGGTTCGGGAAGATCTTCTGGACGAGTGCTTCGTGCTGTTTCCAAAGTTGAGGGAAGATGTGATGAACTTTGAACGTGGAGACTTTTCGAAGCTGCCGATCGTCTCCGCGCTATGGAAACTCGGTTACAAGCCGAACGTGCACAGAGATTTCGCGAGCTGGCTAGTGCGTTCGTTCCTGAACGATCCGTTCTTGCTCGAATGGAACCTGGTGTTCTTGCTGAGGAATTCTGCCAACAAGCAGGAGATCGCCAGCGCCATCAGGCAGGAATGCGAGAGAATGAAAGACAGAGAAGAGTATTATCCTGCGCTCTACAGGTTGATGGTGCTCGCTGAACAGCTCGACGGGGTCCGCTCACAGTTCCAGAACGAATTGAGCAGGTACATCGAACTCATGACAAGCCTTGAAAGGTTTTCAGCATCGCAGATTCCGGAAGAAGATTACAGAAGGTTCTCACAACTCTTCAACGAGCTGAACCTGAAGAAGGACAATCTCAAGGTGCTGCTCGATCAGATCGCCAGAAGATCCAACATCGACGTCACGGTTAAGCGTTCGGTTCGGTGGTTCGAAAAGATCCAGCCGCGTTCGATCCTGTTGTTGATCTGCCTGTGTGTCTCAGCGTTGTTTTTCATGCCGAGGAGGTTGAAGATAAAACTGTTTGCGTTTCTTAGAGCGTACGGGCTCGCAATAAAACTGTGCCGAAAAGAACTGGAAAAGAATCCAACAGACGTGAACCTGAGGACACAGCTCGCCATGCTCTACGAACGCGTCGGAGAGAACGAAAAAGCCCTTGAGGAGTATAGACTCATCCGCGATCTATCACGAATGATCAGGAAAGATCGGACCCTTCCACGCGCCTGA